A stretch of Cicer arietinum cultivar CDC Frontier isolate Library 1 chromosome 5, Cicar.CDCFrontier_v2.0, whole genome shotgun sequence DNA encodes these proteins:
- the LOC101504562 gene encoding dirigent protein 22-like — MTSIFSILFLLITSYLISIQGQVMSLEESNIMLPLEKPHSFTQLHFYFHDILDSENPSTLKIINPPSNSHAPFGATYIIDNPLTEKQDLNSNIIGRAQGTYALASQQGDFALKMDVNFVFIEGSYKGSTLTMLGRNVIVDEVREMPIVGGTGAFRFAKGYALAKTVWYDSSSGNAIEEFNVSIYHF; from the coding sequence ATGACTTCAATTTTTAGCATATTGTTTCTCTTGATCACTAGTTACTTGATAAGTATCCAAGGACAAGTAATGTCCttagaagaatcaaatataATGCTACCCTTAGAGAAACCACATAGTTTCACCCAACTACACTTCTATTTCCATGACATCTTAGATAGTGAAAACCCAAGTACACTAAAAATTATCAACCCACCTAGCAATTCTCATGCTCCTTTTGGAGCCACTTACATTATAGATAACCCTTTGACTGAAAAACaagatttaaattcaaatattattggAAGAGCTCAAGGAACCTATGCATTAGCTTCTCAACAAGGTGATTTTGCTTTGAAAATGgatgttaattttgtttttatagaagGTAGCTACAAAGGGAGCACACTTACCATGCTTGGAAGAAATGTTATTGTGGATGAAGTTAGAGAAATGCCTATTGTTGGAGGAACTGGTGCCTTTAGGTTTGCAAAGGGGTATGCTTTGGCAAAGACTGTTTGGTATGATTCTTCATCAGGAAATGCTATTGAGGAATTTAATGTTAGCATTTATCATTTCtaa